A genomic segment from Thermothielavioides terrestris NRRL 8126 chromosome 4, complete sequence encodes:
- a CDS encoding glycoside hydrolase family 10 protein (CAZy_ID 269893): MHLASALLFLASLPLGLAGKDKGKPCKKGLNTLAKQAGLKYFGSATDSPGFRERAGYEAVYPQYDQIMWKSGEFHMTTPTNGMKWVFTEPERGVFNFTEGEIVASLAKQNGFMLRCHALVWHSQLPDWVTATNWTAAELRQIIVNHITHVVGHWKGQCYAWDVVNEALNEDGTYRDSIFYQVLGEEYIKLAFETASKIDPHAKLYYNDYNLEYPGPKVTGAQNIVKMLKTAGIRIDGVGLQSHLVAESHPTLDQHIDAIRSFSSLGVEVALTELDVRLTLPANATNLAEQNDAYKNIVGACVQVRGCIGVTIWDFYDPFSWVPATFPGQGAPLLWFENFTTHPAYHGVAEALTNKTTRGRARRAQLRSA, from the exons ATGCATCTCGCCTCCGCGTTGCTCTTCCTCGCCTCGCTGCCCCTCGGGCTGGCGGGCAAGGACAAGGGCAAGCCGTGCAAGAAGGGCCTCAACACGCTCGCCAAGCAGGCCGGCCTCAAGTACTTCGGCTCGGCCACCGACTCGCCGGGCTTccgcgagcgcgccggctACGAGGCCGTGTACCCGCAGTACGACCAGATCATGTGGAAGTCGGGCGAGTTCCACATGACGACGCCCACCAACGGCATGAAG TGGGTCTTCACCGAGCCGGAGCGCGGCGTGTTCAACTTCACCGAGGGCGAGATCGTGGCGTCGCTCGCCAAGCAGAACGGCTTCATGCTGCGCTGCCACGCGCTCGTCTGGCACAGCCAGCTCCCCGACTGGGTCACGGCGACCAACTGGACCGCCGCTGAACTGCGCCAGATCATCGTCAACCACATCACCCACGTGGTCGGCCATTGGAAGGGCCAGTGCTATGCCTGGGACGTCGTTAACGAGGCGCTCAACGAGGACGGCACCTACCGCGACTCCATCTTCTACCAGGTGCTCGGCGAGGAGTACATCAAGCTGGCCTTTGAGACTGCCTCCAAGATTGACCCGCATGCCAAGCTGTACTACAACGACTACAACCTCGAGTATCCCGGCCCCAAGGTCACCGGCGCCCAGAACATCGTCAAGATGCTCAAGACCGCTGGCATCCgcatcgacggcgtcggcctgcagtcgcacctcgtcgccgagagCCACCCGACGCTCGACCAGCACATCGACGCCATCCGGTCCTTCTCcagcctcggcgtcgaggtcgcccTGACCGAGCTCGACGTCCGCCTGACGCTGCCCGCCAACGCGACGAACCTGGCCGAGCAGAACGACGCCTACAAGAAC ATCGTCGGCGCCTGCGTCCAGGTCCGCGGCTGCATCGGCGTCACCATCTGGGACTTCTACGACCCCTTCAGCTGGGTCCCCGCCACCTTCcccggccagggcgcgccgctgctgtggTTCGAGAACTTCACCACCCACCCGGCGTAccacggcgtcgccgaggccctgACGAACAAGACCACCCGCGGCCGGGCCCGGCGCGCCCAGCTGCGGAGCGCCTAA